The Streptomyces rimosus genomic interval ATCGCCGAGGCCCCCAACTTCGCCAAGGTCGCGAACGAGACCAAGGACAAGGGCGTCCAGTTCGTCGGCATCAACACCCGCGACTCGCAGAAGTCCCAGGCGGTCAGCTTCGAGGAACAGCACAAGGTGCCGTACCCGAGCCTGTTCGACCCGACCGGCAAGCTGATGCTGCGCTTCCCCAAGGGCAGCCTCAACCCGCAGGCCATCCCCTCCACCATCGCCGTCGACCGGCAGGGGAAGATCGCCGCGCGCTCGATCGGGCCGCTCGGTGAGGACGAGCTGCGCAAGATGCTCAAGCCGCTGATCGACGAGAAGTGATCACGTGATCACGCTCGCCGCCGCCACCGGCCCCGCCGCCACGATCACCTCGGGCGCGCTGCTGCTCGCCGTGCCCGTCGCCCTCCTCGGCGGCCTGGTCTCCTTCTTCTCGCCCTGCGTGCTGCCGCTCGTACCCGGCTACATGTCCTACGTCACGGGCGTGACCGGAGCGGACCTCGCCGAGGCCAAGCGCGGCCGGATGCTGGCCGGTGCCTCCCTCTTCGTCCTCGGCTTCACCGCCGTGTTCGTCTCCGGCGGCGCCCTCTTCGGCTACTTCGGCCAGGAGCTCCAGGACTACCAGGACCCGATCAACAAGGTCCTCGGCGTCCTGATGATCCTGCTCGGCCTGGCCTTCGCCGGCGTCCTGAAGAACTTCGGCCAGCGCGAGCTGCGCTTCCACAAGAAGCCCGCCATGGGCCTGGCCGGCGCGCCGGTGCTCGGTGTGCTCTTCGGCGTCGGCTGGACGCCGTGCCTGGGCCCGACGCTCACCGCGGTCAGCTCGCTCGCCCTCAACCAGGCCAGTGCCGGGCGCGGCGCCCTGCTGACCGTGGCCTACTGTCTTGGCCTGGGCCTGCCCTTCGTCTTCGTCGCCCTCGCCTTCCGCAAGGCGCTGGGCGCCTTCGGCTGGGTCAAGCGCCACTACGTGTGGGTGATGCGGCTCGGCGGCGGCATGATGGTCGTGCTCGGCGTCCTGCTCCTCACCGGCGTATGGGCCGACATGATGTCCGGCCTGCAGAGCTGGACCAGCAGCTTCACCCCAGGGATCTGATTGATGGCCTCCAAGACCGACACCCCCCGCGACGCCGACGACGCCGAGGTCGGCGCCGCGGGCTCGCAGCTGTCCACCGCCCCCGAGGAGGAGGCGGCCGGGGAGGTCTCCCTGCCGTCCCTCGGGCCGATCGGCTGGGCCCGGTGGTTCTGGCGGCAGCTGACGTCGATGCGGGTCGCGCTGATCCTGCTGTTCCTGCTCTCGCTGGGCGCCATCCCCGGCTCGCTGGTCCCGCAGACCAGCATCGACCCGACCAAGGTCGAGCAGTTCCGCACCGACCACCCGACGCTGGCGCCGCTGTACGACAAGCTGGGCCTGTTCCACGTCTACAGCTCGGTGTGGTTCTCCGCGATCTACCTGCTGCTGTTCATCTCGCTGATCGGCTGCATCGTGCCGCGCTCGTGGCAGTTCGTCGGCCAGCTGCGCAGCCGCCCGCCGCGCGCCCCGCGCCGGCTGACCCGGCTGCCCGCGTACACGACGTGGCGTACGGACCGGGCGCCCGACGAGGTGCTCGGCGCGGCCCAGCGCCTGCTGAAGAAGCGCCGCTTCCGCGCCCACACCGTCGATGACGCGGTCGCCGCCGAGAAGGGCTACCTGCGCGAAGCGGGCAACCTGATCTTCCATGTCTCACTGATCGTGATCCTGGTCGCGGTCGCCGTCGGCAGCCTGTGGAAGTCCGAGGGCGGCAAGCTGGTCGTCGAGGGAGACGGCTTCGCCAACAGCCTCACCCAGTACGACAACTTCAAATCCGGCGCCTTCTACGACACCGACGACCTCGAACCGTTCGGCTTCTCCCTCAAGAGCTTCGACGCGTCCTACGAGCGCACCGGCCCCCAGAAGGGCACCCCGCGCGAGTTCCGCGCCAACATCTCGTACTTCCAGGGCGCGGACGGCAAGGAACACCCGGGCAAGATCGAGGTCAACCATCCGCTGGAGATCGCGGACTCCAAGATCTTCCTGCTCTCGCACGGCTACGCGCCGGTCGTCGAGGTCACCGACGGCCGCGGCAAGCAGGTCTACAGCGGCGCCGTGCCGTTCCTGCCGCAGGACATGCAGAACTACACCTCCACCGGCGTGGTCAAGGTGCCCAACGCGCAGACCGCCGCCGGCAAGCGCAACCAGCTCGGCTTCTCGGGCTTCTTCGTGCCCACGTACGGCGGCAAGGGCTCCGGCTCGATGTTCTCCACGTTCCCCGCGCTGGACAACCCGCGGCTGACGCTGACCGCGTACCACGGCGACCTCGGCGTGGACTCCGGACTGCCGCAGAGCGTGTACCAGCTGGAGAAGAAGAACCTCAAGCAGTACAAGCAGGACGGCCGCGCCGTCGCCCAGATGATGAAGCCCGGCGAGACCATGAAGCTCCCCGGCGGCGACGGCAGCATCAAGTTCGTCGGCGTCAAGCAGTGGGCCACCTTCCAGGTCTCCCACCAGCCCGGCAACGGCCTCGCCCTGATCGGCGCGATCGCCATCCTGATCGGCCTGGCCGGCTCCCTGTTCATCCAGCGCCGCCGGGTCTGGGTACGGGCCGTACGCGGCGCCGACGGCGTGACCGTCGTCGAGATGGCGGGCCTGGGCCGCAGCGAGTCCACCCGCCTTCCGGAGGAGCTGGCCGATCTGGCGGGGGCGCTGGAGGCGGACGCGCCGTTGGCGGAGGCGGCCACGGATTCCGGCCCGGTCACGGACGAGGACGCGAGCGCGGACTCCGCCCCCGTCCCCGCCCCGTCCCCGGCCGCCGACGAGAAGAAACCCACCCCCACCGGCTCCGAAAGCACGGCGAAGTCCACCGGTTCCACCGACTCCGCCGATGATCCTGCCGACCCCTCCGAAGGAGCGCGCGCGTGAACCTCGCTGCCGCAGCCACCAACGAGAGCCTGGCCAGTATCAGCAACATGCTGATCTACTCGGCCATGGCCGTCTACACCCTCGCCTTCCTCGCGCACCTCGCCGAGTGGGCCTTCGGCAGCCGCAGCAAGGTCGGCCGCACGGCAGCGGCCCTGACCGCCACCGCGCCGGCCCCCGCCAAGGCCCCGGCGGCCCGCACGGCCGAGCAGGGCGGCGGCACCGCCGTACTG includes:
- a CDS encoding TlpA family protein disulfide reductase; the encoded protein is MSACRVPRRLASHRRTALFATGAALAALTLAACGEGRSGGSEQTQFVEGKDGVERVAKADRKPVPEISGETTQGAKLDIADYKGKVVVLNVWGSWCAPCIAEAPNFAKVANETKDKGVQFVGINTRDSQKSQAVSFEEQHKVPYPSLFDPTGKLMLRFPKGSLNPQAIPSTIAVDRQGKIAARSIGPLGEDELRKMLKPLIDEK
- a CDS encoding cytochrome c biogenesis CcdA family protein, giving the protein MTLAAATGPAATITSGALLLAVPVALLGGLVSFFSPCVLPLVPGYMSYVTGVTGADLAEAKRGRMLAGASLFVLGFTAVFVSGGALFGYFGQELQDYQDPINKVLGVLMILLGLAFAGVLKNFGQRELRFHKKPAMGLAGAPVLGVLFGVGWTPCLGPTLTAVSSLALNQASAGRGALLTVAYCLGLGLPFVFVALAFRKALGAFGWVKRHYVWVMRLGGGMMVVLGVLLLTGVWADMMSGLQSWTSSFTPGI
- the resB gene encoding cytochrome c biogenesis protein ResB, with product MASKTDTPRDADDAEVGAAGSQLSTAPEEEAAGEVSLPSLGPIGWARWFWRQLTSMRVALILLFLLSLGAIPGSLVPQTSIDPTKVEQFRTDHPTLAPLYDKLGLFHVYSSVWFSAIYLLLFISLIGCIVPRSWQFVGQLRSRPPRAPRRLTRLPAYTTWRTDRAPDEVLGAAQRLLKKRRFRAHTVDDAVAAEKGYLREAGNLIFHVSLIVILVAVAVGSLWKSEGGKLVVEGDGFANSLTQYDNFKSGAFYDTDDLEPFGFSLKSFDASYERTGPQKGTPREFRANISYFQGADGKEHPGKIEVNHPLEIADSKIFLLSHGYAPVVEVTDGRGKQVYSGAVPFLPQDMQNYTSTGVVKVPNAQTAAGKRNQLGFSGFFVPTYGGKGSGSMFSTFPALDNPRLTLTAYHGDLGVDSGLPQSVYQLEKKNLKQYKQDGRAVAQMMKPGETMKLPGGDGSIKFVGVKQWATFQVSHQPGNGLALIGAIAILIGLAGSLFIQRRRVWVRAVRGADGVTVVEMAGLGRSESTRLPEELADLAGALEADAPLAEAATDSGPVTDEDASADSAPVPAPSPAADEKKPTPTGSESTAKSTGSTDSADDPADPSEGARA